Proteins from a single region of Chanodichthys erythropterus isolate Z2021 chromosome 13, ASM2448905v1, whole genome shotgun sequence:
- the LOC137034090 gene encoding uncharacterized protein: MDGVTRRHGSGTYCAVRGCNNSWRLLNVWSEGECFDHRPSTRRQCGCAPPYALYEKPKTDVESRKWLAALKLKNPPKRLLVCSYHFIDKKPTEENPFPELWLGYERPPQQKRRKLDRNTSDTQSDVDAACLLEVCIEPKFKDAATQWEDLTKTDHSYAAKLDHVNKSTQTGGQTVADDMLLDDDTSLLYTGLRLVYFFTLVKTMLPFSKPSCSIPVVDQILMTLMKLKLNLVLGDVAKRFKVSKGEVSKVIAHWIDTLGEQLEPMVAWLPRSVIRANMPPSFKKNHPQTTCIIDCAETAIQRATNLNCRSATFSHYKGTNTAKYLVAVSPHGLIMFISEAYAGKSSDKFITINSGFLEALRPGDEVMADRGFTIRDVLHERKVKLNIPAFTHKRGQLTNEEVTRTRRVANVRIHVERAIRRLKVFKILSQTVPISMTPRLDKILTICAALANMRSRLIRLPHEV, translated from the exons ATGGATGGTGTTACACGCCGACACGGCTCCGGGACATATTGTGCTGTTCGCGGTTGCAACAACTCGTGGCGATTGCTGAATGTTTGGTCGGAAGGAGAATGTTTCGACCATCGACCATCTACAAGGCGCCAATGTGGATGTGCTCCCCCGTATGCGTTGTATGAGAAACCAAAAACAGATGTTGAATCTCGGAAGTGGCTAGCGGCTTTGAAGTTGAAGAATCCGCCCAAAAGACTGTTAGTTTGTTCTTATCACTTCATTGATAAAAAGCCCACAGAGGAAAACCCTTTCCCGGAACTTTGGTTGGGATACGAGCGACCTCCCCAGCAAAAGAGACGTAAACTCGACAGAAACACAAGTGACACGCAATCGGATG ttGATGCTGCTTGTCTTTTAGAAGTGTGCATCGAGCCGAAGTTTAAAGATGCTGCAACACAATGGGAGGACCTAACAAAAACTGACCACAGCTACGCGGCAAAGTTGGACCACGTGAACAAATCGACGCAGACTGGGGGTCAGACTGTGGCTGATGATATGCTCCTGGATGATGATACCTCGCTGCTGTACACAGGACTGCGTCtggtatatttttttactttggtGAAAACGATGTTGCCATTTAGTAAACCATCATGTAGTATTCCTGTTGTTGACCAAATACTGATGACCCTCATGAAACTGAAACTGAACCTTGTGTTAGGGGATGTGGCAAAGCGCTTTAAAGTGTCTAAAGGTGAAGTAAGTAAGGTGATTGCTCACTGGATTGATACATTGGGTGAGCAGCTTGAACCCATGGTTGCCTGGCTGCCAAGAAGTGTTATACGTGCTAACATGCCACCATCCTTTAAAAAGAACCACCCCCAGACCACTTGCATCATCGATTGTGCTGAAACGGCTATTCAGAGAGCAACAAACCTTAACTGTAGGAGTGCCACTTTCAGTCATTACAAGGGAACCAATACTGCCAAATATCTTGTTGCTGTGTCACCTCATGGGCTGATAATGTTTATATCAGAGGCCTATGCTGGTAAAAGCAGTGACAAGTTTATCACTATAAACAGTGGGTTTCTGGAGGCCCTAAGGCCTGGTGATGAGGTAATGGCTGACAGGGGTTTCACGATTCGAGATGTACTACATGAAAGGAAGGTGAAATTGAATATTCCTGCCTTTACCCACAAGCGTGGTCAATTGACCAATGAGGAGGTAACACGCACTAGACGAGTGGCCAATGTCCGTATACATGTGGAGAGGGCAATCCGAAGACTTAAAGTCTTCAAAATTCTGTCCCAAACTGTCCCCATCTCCATGACCCCGCGGTTGGACAAGATTCTTACCATATGTGCTGCTTTAGCAAACATGAGGTCCAGACTCATCCGACTGCCACATGAGGTTTAA